A single region of the Streptomyces sp. AM 4-1-1 genome encodes:
- a CDS encoding ACP S-malonyltransferase: MALGFLFGGGVGTEVHGVELHKAYPVMRDLYEEIAEWTGLTVGQILEEDLPEAPEERQSVGTIRETALALGVHDVLVGHGLRPSVLGGLSLGAMTASALAGAVSRQDLFAMLSHSRYAPEPPAGSPEQGLALAFVAADADLALYRGEGRPGVHASGDFGPTADGAMSIIMLSGERAALDELAAEVTPGTMVPLPDRTIAVHSPLRRPYRDFMAPYVDGMTFVSPSLPLLSCLERGRLATADDVRDLFHRNATDPVSLVDVYAGMKEEGVRLGLVMGGSIPDGILRFPFPVVHVDRPEHIEQVLTTVYELGIDLPPAGAPR, translated from the coding sequence ATGGCATTGGGATTTCTGTTCGGCGGCGGCGTGGGAACCGAAGTGCACGGAGTGGAACTCCACAAGGCATATCCGGTCATGCGTGATCTGTACGAGGAGATCGCGGAATGGACCGGACTGACGGTCGGGCAGATCCTGGAGGAGGATCTGCCGGAGGCCCCGGAGGAGCGGCAGAGCGTCGGCACCATACGCGAGACCGCCCTGGCCCTGGGTGTCCACGACGTGCTCGTCGGACACGGTCTGCGCCCCTCGGTGCTCGGCGGGCTGAGCCTCGGGGCGATGACCGCGAGCGCGCTGGCCGGGGCGGTGAGCCGTCAGGATCTCTTCGCGATGCTCTCGCACTCGCGGTACGCCCCCGAGCCGCCGGCCGGCTCTCCGGAGCAGGGGCTCGCGCTCGCCTTCGTGGCGGCGGACGCCGATCTCGCCCTGTACCGGGGCGAGGGGCGTCCCGGTGTCCACGCGTCGGGCGATTTCGGTCCGACCGCCGACGGGGCCATGAGCATCATCATGCTCTCGGGCGAGCGGGCCGCGCTGGACGAGCTGGCGGCGGAGGTCACCCCGGGCACGATGGTTCCGCTGCCGGACCGGACGATCGCGGTCCACTCGCCGCTGCGCCGCCCCTACCGCGACTTCATGGCCCCCTACGTCGACGGCATGACCTTCGTGTCTCCCTCACTGCCGCTGCTGTCCTGTCTGGAGCGCGGACGGCTGGCCACGGCGGACGACGTCCGTGACCTCTTCCACCGCAACGCCACCGACCCGGTCAGCCTGGTGGATGTGTACGCCGGGATGAAGGAGGAAGGGGTGCGGCTGGGGCTCGTGATGGGCGGGTCCATCCCGGACGGCATCCTCAGGTTCCCGTTCCCGGTGGTGCACGTCGACCGGCCGGAACACATCGAGCAGGTGCTGACCACCGTGTACGAGCTCGGCATCGACCTGCCCCCGGCGGGGGCACCCCGGTGA
- a CDS encoding arylcarboxylate reductase, which produces MTTTVRGAGEAYAHRGAECDALVEDWLGTDLDRWTRRVVRRHFDPRTGSPYWLRRAAELDFDPRDITRHEQLTAFGPFPLDVLRSQDPSELVPLAVPRPLTGRVWDSGGTTGTPCRVFYTPDMLLHRGAWRRWSFVSEGFLPHRTWLQATPTGPHLIGNGVWEAAELHAGQVYGIDMDPRWVKRLIRAGRLADANEYTTHLLEQIVDVLGLGSVHYLNTTPAILQVLRQRHPDAVAALDGVRLSGTQISPDMYRDFVTALRGGICGLSYGNTFGNAAGLPVGDEGEPLAYAPNYPQVTMAVVDKEDWSTTVAYGAAGQVRLTVLHDDLFLPNVLERDQALRHDCGDAWPCDGVANVRPLQITSSAPEGLY; this is translated from the coding sequence GTGACCACCACGGTCCGTGGGGCCGGGGAGGCGTACGCGCACCGGGGCGCCGAGTGCGACGCGCTGGTCGAGGACTGGCTGGGCACCGATCTCGACCGGTGGACGCGCCGGGTCGTCCGGCGGCACTTCGACCCCCGTACCGGCAGTCCGTACTGGCTGCGGCGGGCGGCGGAGCTGGACTTCGATCCGCGGGACATCACCCGTCACGAACAGCTCACGGCGTTCGGCCCGTTCCCGCTGGACGTGCTGCGGTCGCAGGACCCGTCGGAGCTGGTCCCGCTGGCCGTCCCGCGCCCGCTGACCGGCCGGGTGTGGGACTCGGGCGGCACCACCGGCACCCCCTGCCGGGTCTTCTACACCCCCGACATGCTGCTGCACCGGGGCGCGTGGCGCCGCTGGTCGTTCGTCAGCGAGGGCTTCCTGCCCCACCGGACCTGGCTCCAGGCCACCCCGACCGGCCCGCATCTGATCGGCAACGGCGTCTGGGAGGCGGCCGAGCTCCACGCCGGGCAGGTGTACGGGATCGACATGGACCCGCGCTGGGTGAAGCGGCTCATCCGCGCCGGCCGGCTGGCGGACGCCAACGAGTACACCACCCATCTGCTGGAGCAGATCGTCGATGTGCTGGGTCTCGGCTCGGTCCACTACCTCAACACCACCCCGGCGATCCTCCAGGTCCTCCGGCAGCGGCACCCCGACGCCGTGGCCGCCCTCGACGGGGTACGCCTCAGCGGCACCCAGATCAGTCCCGACATGTACCGCGACTTCGTGACCGCTCTGCGGGGCGGGATCTGCGGCCTCAGCTACGGCAACACCTTCGGCAACGCGGCCGGTCTGCCGGTGGGCGACGAGGGGGAGCCGCTGGCGTACGCGCCGAACTACCCGCAGGTGACCATGGCGGTGGTGGACAAGGAGGACTGGTCCACCACCGTGGCGTACGGGGCGGCCGGGCAGGTGCGGCTGACCGTGCTGCACGACGATCTGTTCCTGCCCAATGTGCTCGAACGCGATCAGGCGCTGCGTCATGACTGCGGCGACGCGTGGCCCTGTGACGGTGTCGCCAATGTCCGCCCGCTGCAAATAACATCATCGGCTCCCGAAGGGCTCTACTGA
- a CDS encoding LuxR family transcriptional regulator yields MALFERDDELSLLHSLLAESSRGKGQIVLLSGAVGIGKTELLYAFGEQATDAGAQFVVASGRDTGLAGPFDVVRQLFADLALPAELRDRLSGPGGGEDQRQTRARLAHDLCEALLGLAARRPVLIGVDDVHRADGSSMGFLLRLVRRIRSAPVMLVLNEPRHTRRDHPVFDTELLRQRHYRRLQLPPLSRQGVTRLLTEGLDPAEAQRLAPECHAISGGNPLLVRALLEDHRELGGARGLRTVQEPHDILGTRDVRDIRDVSDDPVRGRAAPDPGAPGGPVAGDSFGQAVLACLRRGEPGMLDVGRALAVLGDASSPARVARLLGTGADPVVRVLRQLDAAGLLDLTRFRHPVARAAVLGDVPPERLRDLRLGAAGLLHREGAASTDVARHLVAVGHVDDRWVLPVLKEAAEQARLSDDIPLAVSCLELASRACSDAVERAGLTAALARAETRVNPSVAARHLVPLADAACGGALPDTDVFPLVKALLWHGRGDEAAAVARRLCEAPGCAGAPAALGSVRAWLRVSHPPLLDRIPPRGACRTGPPPYPGAPRADALLASVLSGEPDRGAAMNAEQLIRSTRLDDTTFDEIESALLTLLHTDRLGRAALWSGRLLAEATARCAPAWQARLAAVRAETALRYGDLPTARRLAESALTHVSPRGWGTAVGAPLATLVLAHTAMGDAGAAEEQTRHPLPEGVFRSRTALPYLYARGHQRLGAHHVHAALDDFLLCGRLARDWGLDLPSLAPWRSGAAAAHLVLGRREEAHRLAEEEVERSGPGTSRSRGMSLRLLAESGEPPRRAALLQEAVRVLRLCGDRLELARALARLSQAQHELDQAGKGRKALYQALQLAERCSARSLQQSLLSADPGGRPLAAPAAFPDSPRLSAAEQRVARLAALGHSNREIADRLCITVSTVEQHLTRVYRKLNVANRADLPSEFHLVTAHTA; encoded by the coding sequence ATGGCTCTGTTCGAACGTGACGACGAGCTGTCCCTTCTGCACAGCCTGCTCGCCGAGAGTTCGCGGGGCAAGGGCCAGATCGTATTGCTGAGTGGCGCCGTCGGAATCGGAAAGACGGAGCTGCTGTACGCCTTCGGTGAGCAGGCCACCGACGCCGGGGCGCAATTCGTCGTCGCCTCGGGCCGGGACACCGGACTCGCCGGACCGTTCGACGTGGTGCGGCAACTGTTCGCGGACCTCGCTCTCCCCGCCGAACTGCGGGACCGGCTGTCCGGACCGGGCGGCGGCGAGGACCAGCGGCAGACCCGGGCCCGGCTGGCGCACGATCTCTGCGAGGCGCTGCTCGGGCTCGCGGCCCGGCGCCCGGTCCTCATCGGCGTGGACGATGTGCACCGGGCGGACGGCTCGTCCATGGGCTTCCTGCTGCGTCTGGTCCGCCGAATCCGCTCGGCGCCGGTGATGCTGGTCCTCAACGAGCCGCGCCACACCCGCCGCGACCACCCGGTGTTCGACACCGAACTGCTGCGTCAGCGGCACTACCGGCGGCTACAACTGCCCCCGCTGTCCCGGCAGGGGGTGACGCGCCTGCTCACCGAGGGGCTGGACCCGGCGGAGGCCCAGCGCCTCGCACCGGAGTGCCACGCGATCAGCGGCGGCAATCCCCTGCTCGTACGGGCACTGCTGGAGGACCACCGGGAACTGGGTGGCGCACGCGGCCTCCGAACCGTCCAGGAGCCCCACGACATCCTCGGCACCCGTGACGTCCGTGACATCCGTGACGTCTCCGACGATCCGGTACGTGGCCGGGCCGCACCGGACCCGGGCGCGCCGGGAGGCCCGGTGGCGGGCGACTCCTTCGGGCAGGCCGTCCTGGCGTGTCTGCGCCGCGGTGAGCCGGGCATGCTCGACGTCGGCCGGGCGCTGGCGGTGCTGGGGGACGCCTCGTCGCCCGCGCGCGTCGCGCGGCTGCTCGGGACCGGCGCCGACCCGGTCGTACGGGTGCTGCGTCAACTGGACGCGGCGGGACTGCTCGACCTCACCCGCTTCCGCCACCCGGTGGCACGGGCGGCCGTGCTGGGGGACGTCCCGCCGGAGCGGCTGCGTGATCTGCGGCTGGGCGCGGCCGGGCTGCTGCACCGCGAGGGCGCCGCGTCGACCGACGTCGCCCGGCACCTGGTCGCGGTCGGACATGTCGACGACCGGTGGGTTCTCCCGGTCCTCAAGGAGGCGGCCGAGCAGGCCAGGCTGAGCGACGACATCCCGCTCGCGGTGAGCTGTCTGGAACTGGCGTCCCGCGCCTGCTCCGACGCCGTCGAGCGGGCCGGTCTCACGGCCGCGCTCGCCAGGGCCGAGACGCGGGTGAACCCGTCGGTGGCCGCCCGGCACCTCGTCCCGCTGGCCGACGCCGCGTGCGGTGGCGCCCTGCCGGACACGGACGTCTTCCCCCTCGTCAAAGCGCTGCTGTGGCACGGCCGCGGGGACGAGGCGGCGGCGGTCGCCCGGCGTCTGTGCGAGGCGCCCGGCTGCGCCGGCGCACCGGCCGCGCTCGGGTCCGTACGCGCGTGGCTGCGCGTGTCGCACCCTCCTCTCCTCGACCGCATCCCGCCACGAGGGGCGTGCCGGACCGGCCCTCCGCCGTACCCCGGAGCCCCGCGCGCCGACGCCCTGCTGGCCTCCGTGCTGAGCGGCGAGCCGGACCGGGGCGCGGCCATGAACGCCGAGCAGCTGATCCGGTCCACCCGGTTGGACGACACGACGTTCGACGAGATCGAGTCCGCCCTCCTCACCCTCCTCCACACCGACCGGCTGGGCCGGGCCGCCCTCTGGTCGGGGCGGCTGCTGGCGGAGGCCACCGCCCGGTGCGCACCGGCCTGGCAGGCCCGGCTGGCCGCGGTGCGCGCCGAGACGGCGCTGCGGTACGGAGACCTCCCCACCGCCCGGCGCCTCGCCGAATCCGCCCTCACCCACGTCTCGCCGCGCGGCTGGGGCACAGCGGTCGGCGCCCCGCTGGCCACCCTGGTGCTGGCGCACACCGCCATGGGTGACGCCGGGGCGGCCGAGGAACAGACCCGCCACCCACTGCCCGAGGGGGTGTTCCGGTCCCGGACGGCTCTCCCGTATCTGTACGCCCGTGGCCATCAGCGGCTCGGCGCCCACCATGTCCACGCCGCTCTCGACGACTTCCTGCTCTGTGGCAGGCTCGCCCGCGACTGGGGCCTGGACCTGCCGTCGCTGGCTCCCTGGCGCAGTGGCGCGGCGGCGGCCCATCTCGTCCTCGGCCGGCGCGAGGAGGCTCACCGTCTCGCCGAGGAGGAGGTGGAGCGTTCGGGCCCCGGCACCTCCCGCAGCCGGGGCATGTCCCTGCGGCTGCTGGCCGAGAGCGGCGAACCGCCGCGCCGCGCCGCCCTGCTCCAGGAAGCCGTACGCGTGCTGCGTCTGTGCGGCGACCGGCTGGAGCTGGCACGCGCGCTGGCCCGTCTCAGCCAGGCCCAGCACGAACTGGACCAGGCGGGCAAGGGGCGCAAGGCGCTCTACCAGGCGCTCCAGCTCGCCGAACGCTGCTCGGCCAGGTCCCTGCAGCAGTCCCTGCTGTCAGCGGACCCCGGCGGGCGGCCACTCGCCGCTCCGGCCGCGTTCCCGGACTCGCCCCGGCTCAGCGCCGCCGAGCAGCGGGTGGCCCGGCTGGCCGCCCTCGGGCACTCCAACCGGGAGATCGCCGACCGGCTGTGCATCACCGTCAGCACGGTCGAGCAGCACCTCACCCGGGTGTACCGCAAGCTCAACGTGGCCAACCGCGCCGATCTGCCGAGCGAGTTCCACCTGGTCACCGCGCACACCGCGTGA